The Hyphomicrobium sp. 99 genome contains the following window.
GATCGTCTCGACGGACTTGTCATCCGTGTAGGGCTTGATGTCGGCCGTCATGCTCGGCATCCAGTTGCCGAGAAACACGTCGATGTCTTTGTTCTTCAATGATGCATACGTGACCGGAACCGAAAGCGTTTTGACTTCCGGCTCGTAGCCGAGAGCCTCGAGTAGGTTCTGGGCGGTAGCGGTCGTGACTTGAATGTCCGTCCACCCGACATCGGCGAAGCGGACTTTCTTGCAGCTCGCACTTTCTGCGTGGGCCGAAGTTGCGGCCAGACTCAGGGCAAGGGCGACCCCCATCGCGATGCGTGTCATGACAACTCCTGTTGTTGGCAGTACCAGGTGTTATTGACAACAGTCCGCCTGACGAGATCGGAGCAAGAGACAATGATCCCCTTGTGCTGGCAGTCCGTTGAAGGCGTTACCCAATCAAGTAACCTCTTTAGCTAATCACGGCCGTTGGCCCTCGATTTCACAATTGCGACGCGATCTGTCGTTTACGCGCCGAACTCGCGCACTCCTTCCACTTTGAAAGTTGGCTCCGTGCTGCCGGTTATCGGAATGTCGGCCCCCCACTTCGGCGAACTCAAATCGACGGCAGTCTCGCGCGGCTCGTTTCGCGTCGCAGCGAAGACGTCGTGTTGAACTCGTGCTCGGACTTCTGCGGCTGACGCTCGCTTCGCGGCGTGCGGCCATAAAGGGCGCGATAGGACTTGCTGAAGTGACACGTCGATTGAAAACCGCAGGAAACCGAGATCTGCGTGATGGACATCTGCGACTGGAGAAGTAGTTCGCGGGCGCGACGCAGCCGCAGCTGCAAATAGTATTTCGTTGGCGTCGTATGCAGCGTTTCCTGGAACATCCGCTGAACCTGCCGCAGCGAAAGCCCGGCGAGGCTCGCAAGTTCGACAGCGCTCAACGGTTCCTCGAAATTGGCTTCCATCAGGGCCGCGATGTCGACGAGCGCGCCGTGGTTAAATCCTAGGCGTGCTGCCAGCGGAATATGCTGCCGATCGTAGCCGTCGCGCACACGCTCGAGAATAAACTGATTGGAGATCTCGGCGACCAGGGTCTTGCCGAAGCTGCTGCGCACGAGAGAAAGCATCATATCGATGGGGGCGATCCCGCCCGTGCACGTCATCCGGTCGCGATCGATCACGAACAGCTCTTCTTGGAACTTCACCCGCGAGTGAAACTCGCGAAGACCGGCCATATTTTCCCAATGGATCGTGCATTTATAGCCGTCGAGAAGCCCTGACTTCACAAGTGCATAGGTGCCGGTACAGAGCCCGCCCAGCACGACGCCATCCCGCGCTATGCGACGAAGCTGATTGACGACCTTGTCGTTGACGAAGTTCGCAACGTTGGTGCCACCGCAGACGAAAACCACGTCGAGATCCTCGGCGGCATCATAAGTGGTGGCGGCGGCATACGACATTCCGTTGCTCGCAGGCACCGGCCGGCCGTCGAGCGTAAGAAGGGTCCAAGAGTAATGAGG
Protein-coding sequences here:
- a CDS encoding GlxA family transcriptional regulator, whose protein sequence is MNEVPTKISTIRRVGFLTLDEYTMIAVSSAIEVLRMANRLSGQPHYSWTLLTLDGRPVPASNGMSYAAATTYDAAEDLDVVFVCGGTNVANFVNDKVVNQLRRIARDGVVLGGLCTGTYALVKSGLLDGYKCTIHWENMAGLREFHSRVKFQEELFVIDRDRMTCTGGIAPIDMMLSLVRSSFGKTLVAEISNQFILERVRDGYDRQHIPLAARLGFNHGALVDIAALMEANFEEPLSAVELASLAGLSLRQVQRMFQETLHTTPTKYYLQLRLRRARELLLQSQMSITQISVSCGFQSTCHFSKSYRALYGRTPRSERQPQKSEHEFNTTSSLRRETSRARLPSI